In the Salmo trutta chromosome 33, fSalTru1.1, whole genome shotgun sequence genome, one interval contains:
- the LOC115172111 gene encoding LOW QUALITY PROTEIN: ras-related protein Rab-32 (The sequence of the model RefSeq protein was modified relative to this genomic sequence to represent the inferred CDS: deleted 2 bases in 1 codon) codes for MAGGSVSVCTECLFKVLVIGERGVGKTSFITRYVNMRFKEEYKASIGVDFALKTIEWDNKTVVRLQLWDIAGQERIRNMSRVYYKEAMGAFVVFDTTKMETLEAASQWKHDLDSKVRLASGSPVPAVLLANKCDQTEGNKELSSLMDNYCKEKGFLGWFETSAKDNLNVDEAGAFLMENMLRIDRGLSSRDNENDRINMSQSKATFKCC; via the exons ATGGCGGGGGGTTCAGTATCGGTATGCACAGAGTGTTTGTTTAAGGTTTTGGTAATTGGAGAGAGGGGTGTTGGAAAAACGAGCTTTATCACGCGGTACGTTAACATGCGGTTCAAGGAGGAGTACAAGGCATCGATTGGAGTTGACTTCGCGTTGAAAACGATCGAATGGGACAATAAAACAGTGGTGAGACTTCAGCTTTGGGACATTGCAG GTCAGGAGAGGATTAGGAACATGTCCAGAGTATACTACAAGGAGGCCATGGGGGCGTTTGTGGTCTTTGATACGACCAAGATGGAGACATTAGAGGCTGCCTCACAGTGGAAGCATGACCTAGATAGCAAAGTGAGACTGGCCAGTGGAAGCCCTGTCCCTGCTGTCCTGTTAGCCAACAAGTGTGACCAGACAGAGGGAAACAAGGAGCTGTCTTCCCTCATGGACAAC TACTGTAAAGAGAAAGGCTTCCTGGGTTGGTTTGAGACGTCAGCAAAG GACAATCTCAATGTTGACGAGGCAGGAGCCTTCCTAATGGAGAACATGCTGCGGATTGACAGAGGGCTGTCCAGCAGAGACAACGAAAATGACAGGATCAACATGAGCCAGTCCAAGGCAACATTTAAATGCTGCTAG